In Companilactobacillus allii, one genomic interval encodes:
- a CDS encoding nitroreductase family protein gives MDATKKLVNNDFSDIMLNRHSYRKFKSGVSIPREEISEMLKEATSAPSACNLQSWHFVVCDNKEGKDKAHSVMMPFNYEQTDTSSAVIFVLGDTQSHYKYRDVWNKACDNGQITPEMRDKVFKTFLPLYENADRSFLEKDATIDGSMIAMQLLLIARAHGYEANPMSGYAFDKVAETFDLDKERFIPVTAIAIGKPDGEFTKSVRYAVDEVTDFI, from the coding sequence ATGGATGCTACAAAAAAATTAGTTAATAATGACTTCTCGGATATTATGCTGAATCGTCATTCATATAGAAAGTTCAAGAGCGGTGTGTCGATTCCTCGTGAAGAGATTTCTGAAATGCTCAAAGAAGCTACATCTGCTCCTTCAGCATGTAATCTTCAATCATGGCATTTTGTTGTTTGTGATAACAAAGAGGGCAAGGATAAGGCACATTCAGTTATGATGCCGTTCAATTATGAACAGACAGATACAAGTTCAGCCGTTATCTTTGTGTTAGGCGATACACAGTCACATTACAAGTACCGTGATGTTTGGAACAAAGCCTGTGACAATGGTCAAATCACACCTGAAATGCGTGATAAAGTCTTCAAGACATTTTTGCCATTGTATGAAAATGCTGATAGATCATTCTTGGAAAAAGACGCTACTATTGATGGTAGTATGATTGCCATGCAACTATTGTTGATTGCACGTGCCCATGGATATGAAGCTAACCCTATGTCAGGATATGCCTTTGATAAAGTTGCTGAAACATTTGATTTGGATAAAGAAAGATTCATTCCTGTAACAGCGATTGCCATCGGTAAACCAGATGGTGAATTTACTAAGTCAGTTCGTTATGCAGTTGATGAAGTTACTGATTTTATTTAA